One genomic segment of Hordeum vulgare subsp. vulgare chromosome 2H, MorexV3_pseudomolecules_assembly, whole genome shotgun sequence includes these proteins:
- the LOC123424398 gene encoding glyoxylate/hydroxypyruvate reductase HPR3-like isoform X1, translated as MPPPAQTQADASKPVVLLADPIIPEFELELSARYTLLPLADVDADTAASALALLTVQLPAVTAELMGALPKLELVLTSSVGVDHVDLAACRRRGIGVTNAGDAFSADAADYAVGLVIASLRRVAAADAYVRRGSWPAGGDYPLASKVSGKRVGIVGLGNIGSRIARRLAAFGCVVSYNSRSPKPSVPYEFVPTVRDLASGSDVLVLCCALTEETKHVVNREVMEALGKDGVLVNVGRGGLVDEPELVRCLREGVIGGAGLDVFESEPDVPPELFSMDNVVLSAHRAVATPESIRDVIELVAGNLDAFFAGKPLLSPVQL; from the exons ATGCCGCCGCCGGCGCAAACCCAAGCCGATGCCTCCAAGCCTGTCGTGCTCCTGGCAGACCCCATCATCCCGGAGTTTGAGCTGGAGCTCTCAGCTCGCTACACTCTCCTTCCTCTCGCTGACGTTGACGCGGACACAGCCGCCTCTGCGCTGGCGCTCCTTACAGTCCAGCTCCCGGCAGTGACCGCGGAGCTCATGGGCGCGCTCCCAAAGCTGGAGCTCGTACTCACCTCGTCCGTCGGCGTTGACCATGTCGATCTTGCCGCCTGCCGCCGCCGCGGGATCGGCGTCACCAACGCAGGGGACGCTTTCTCTGCTGACGCGGCCGACTACGCCGTCGGGCTTGTCATAGCCTCCCTCCGCCGCGTCGCCGCTGCGGACGCGTATGTCCGGCGCGGCAGCTGGCCGGCCGGCGGGGACTATCCCCTCGCCTCCAAG GTGAGCGGCAAGCGGGTGGGGATCGTGGGGCTGGGCAACATCGGCTCCCGCATCGCGCGGCGGCTAGCCGCCTTCGGCTGCGTCGTCTCCTACAACTCGAGGTCGCCCAAGCCGTCGGTGCCGTACGAGTTCGTCCCCACCGTGCGCGACCTCGCCTCCGGCAGCGACGTGCTGGTGCTCTGCTGCGCGCTGACGGAGGAGACGAAGCACGTGGTGAACCGGGAGGTGATGGAGGCGCTGGGGAAGGACGGCGTGCTGGTGAACGTCGGCCGCGGCGGCCTCGTCGACGAGCCGGAGCTGGTCAGGTGCCTGCGGGAGGGCGTCATCGGCGGCGCCGGACTGGACGTGTTCGAGAGCGAGCCGGACGTGCCGCCGGAGCTCTTCTCCATGGACAACGTCGTGCTGTCGGCGCACAGGGCCGTGGCCACGCCTGAGTCCATCCGTGACGTgatcgagctcgtcgccggcaaccTGGACGCCTTCTTCGCGGGGAAGCCTCTGCTCAGCCCCGTGCAGCTCTGA
- the LOC123424398 gene encoding glyoxylate/hydroxypyruvate reductase HPR3-like isoform X2, with protein sequence MEGTTPPAGERPLVLLGQPLFPEFAAALAGRFRFVLVEDADAATLAEGRALLIGLKPVTDDHLAALPALGLVAGISVGINHVDLAACRRRGIAVTNAGAAFAVDTADYGVGLVVAVLRRLAAAEAHIRAGRWATDGDYPLTTKVSGKRVGIVGLGNIGSRIARRLAAFGCVVSYNSRSPKPSVPYEFVPTVRDLASGSDVLVLCCALTEETKHVVNREVMEALGKDGVLVNVGRGGLVDEPELVRCLREGVIGGAGLDVFESEPDVPPELFSMDNVVLSAHRAVATPESIRDVIELVAGNLDAFFAGKPLLSPVQL encoded by the exons ATGGAAGGCACGACGCCGCCCGCTGGCGAGAGGCCGCTGGTGCTCCTGGGGCAGCCGCTGTTCCCGGAGTTCGCCGCCGCGCTGGCCGGGCGCTTCCGGTTCGTGCTGGTCGAGGACGCCGACGCCGCGACCCTTGCCGAGGGGAGGGCGCTGCTCATCGGGCTCAAGCCGGTCACGGACGACCACCTGGCCGCGCTCCCGGCGCTCGGGCTCGTGGCGGGCATCTCCGTGGGCATCAACCACGTCGACCTCGCCGCCTGCCGGCGCCGCGGGATCGCCGTCACCAACGCAGGTGCAGCCTTCGCAGTCGACACGGCCGACTACGGCGTCGGGCTCGTCGTCGCCGTGCTCCGCCGGCTGGCTGCCGCCGAGGCCCACATCCGGGCCGGCAGGTGGGCGACGGACGGCGACTATCCTCTCACCACCAAG GTGAGCGGCAAGCGGGTGGGGATCGTGGGGCTGGGCAACATCGGCTCCCGCATCGCGCGGCGGCTAGCCGCCTTCGGCTGCGTCGTCTCCTACAACTCGAGGTCGCCCAAGCCGTCGGTGCCGTACGAGTTCGTCCCCACCGTGCGCGACCTCGCCTCCGGCAGCGACGTGCTGGTGCTCTGCTGCGCGCTGACGGAGGAGACGAAGCACGTGGTGAACCGGGAGGTGATGGAGGCGCTGGGGAAGGACGGCGTGCTGGTGAACGTCGGCCGCGGCGGCCTCGTCGACGAGCCGGAGCTGGTCAGGTGCCTGCGGGAGGGCGTCATCGGCGGCGCCGGACTGGACGTGTTCGAGAGCGAGCCGGACGTGCCGCCGGAGCTCTTCTCCATGGACAACGTCGTGCTGTCGGCGCACAGGGCCGTGGCCACGCCTGAGTCCATCCGTGACGTgatcgagctcgtcgccggcaaccTGGACGCCTTCTTCGCGGGGAAGCCTCTGCTCAGCCCCGTGCAGCTCTGA
- the LOC123424397 gene encoding hydroxyphenylpyruvate reductase-like encodes MVAPPTATPHSLSQQKLQLCPDQLYLAAHRALSIPPSTTMAATRRVLVLCRLPPASLASLSARFSLLDRHASPLSMEAFLAAAAADDDPPRVALVPGGGVRVDAAFLDAVPSLRCVVTVSAGLNHVDLPECARRGVAVANAAGVYSSDVADHAVGLIIDVLRRVSVGDRYVRRGLWPVRGDFVPLGSTLRGKRVGIVGLGSIGSAIAKRLEAFGCVISYHSRRRKPNVSYCYHPTARDLAACSDVLVIACALTAETRHVVDRRVLDALGSGGVVVNVARGPNVDEAELVRALAEGRLAGAGLDVFEDEPDVPAELMAMDSVVMTPHRAAFTPESIADLDRLVAGNLETFFAGAPLLTTVAVSD; translated from the coding sequence ATGGTGGCGCCCCCGACGGCAACGCCGCATTCTTTATCGCAACAGAAACTGCAACTCTGCCCAGATCAACTATACCTGGCCGCCCATCGCGCCCTCTCCATCCCTCCGTCGACAACGATGGCAGCGACGCGGCGGGTGCTCGTGCTCTGCCGCCTCCCGCCGGCCTCCCTCGCCTCGCTCTCCGCccgcttcagcctcctcgaccgcCACGCCTCGCCGCTCTCCATGGAAGCATTCCTCGCCGCCGCGGCTGCCGACGACGACCCGCCGCGCGTGGCCCTCGTCCCGGGCGGGGGCGTCCGCGTCGACGCGGCTTTCCTTGACGCCGTCCCGTCGCTGCGCTGCGTTGTGACCGTCAGCGCCGGCCTCAACCACGTCGACCTCCCCGAGTGCGCGCGCCGCGGCGTCGCCGTGGCCAATGCCGCTGGGGTGTACTCCTCCGACGTCGCCGACCACGCCGTCGGCCTGATCATCGACGTGCTCCGTCGCGTATCGGTGGGCGACAGGTACGTGCGGCGGGGACTCTGGCCGGTGCGCGGTGACTTTGTCCCCCTCGGGTCCACGCTCCGCGGGAAGCGCGTCGGCATCGTCGGCCTCGGCAGCATCGGCTCGGCGATCGCGAAGAGGCTCGAGGCATTCGGCTGCGTCATCTCCTACCACTCCCGCCGCCGGAAACCCAACGTCTCCTACTGCTACCACCCCACCGCCCGCGACCTCGCCGCGTGCTCCGACGTGCTCGTCATCGCGTGCGCGCTGACGGCAGAGACCCGGCACGTCGTCGACAGGCGCGTGCTGGACGCGCTGGGGAGCGGCGGCGTGGTGGTCAACGTGGCGCGCGGCCCGAACGTGGACGAGGCGGAGCTGGTGAGGGCGCTCGCGGAGGGCAGGCTCGCCGGCGCCGGGCTGGACGTGTTCGAGGACGAGCCCGACGTGCCGGCTGAGCTGATGGCCATGGACAGCGTCGTCATGACGCCTCACCGGGCCGCGTTCACCCCGGAGTCCATTGCCGACCTCGACCGCCTCGTCGCCGGCAACCTCGAGACCTTCTTCGCCGGCGCACCGCTGCTTACGACCGTCGCCGTCTCCGACTGA
- the LOC123429136 gene encoding glyoxylate/hydroxypyruvate reductase HPR3-like, which translates to MASTVGAGARAPATGGRPSVLYLRRADDVLAAALRARYSVHSLYDSGAPLPAFLAAAAAARGPDEPPRAAVVFGGGAIQVDAAFLDAAPCLRCVVTTAAGMDHIDLAECARRGVAVAGAGETFSVDVADHAVGLLVDVLRRVSAADRFVRRGLWPARGDYPLGSKLSGKRVGIIGLGSIGTLIARRLEAFGCTVSYHSRRAKDSATISYKYFPSVINLALESDVLVVACALNEQTKHIVNKEVLEALGKDGVIVNIARGRNVDEAALIGALKGGGIAGAGLDVFEMEPEVPAELLSMDNVVLTAHKAAFTVESASDLSDLMIGNLEAFFQGKPLLTPVLPEHML; encoded by the exons ATGGCATCCACCGTCGGCGCCGGGGCGCGGGCGCCTGCCACCGGCGGGAGGCCGTCGGTCCTCTACCTTCGCCGCGCCGACGACGTCCTCGCCGCCGCGCTGCGCGCGCGCTACAGCGTCCACAGCCTCTACGATTCGGGCGCTCCGCTCCCGGCGTTCCTCGCCGCAGCCGCGGCCGCCCGGGGGCCCGATGAGCCCCCGCGGGCCGCCGTCGTCTTCGGAGGCGGCGCCATCCAAGTCGACGCCGCCTTCCTCGACGCGGCCCCGTGCCTCCGCTGCGTCGTCACCACCGCCGCTGGCATGGACCACATCGACCTCGCCGAGTGCGCGCGCCGGGGCGTCGCCGTGGCCGGCGCCGGTGAGACATTCTCCGTCGACGTGGCGGATCACGCCGTCGGGCTCCTCGTCGACGTGCTCCGGCGCGTCTCGGCGGCCGACCGGTTCGTCCGGCGCGGGCTCTGGCCGGCGCGCGGGGACTACCCGCTTGGCTCCAAG CTCAGTGGCAAGCGAGTAGGCATCATCGGTTTGGGGAGCATCGGTACATTGATCGCGAGGCGGCTCGAGGCATTTGGCTGCACCGTCTCCTATCACTCCAGAAGGGCCAAGGATTCAGCTAccatctcgtacaaatatttccccAGTGTCATTAACCTGGCTCTCGAGTCCGACGTGCTCGTCGTCGCGTGCGCTCTCAACGAGCAAACAAAGCACATTGTCAACAAGGAAGTCCTGGAGGCGCTAGGGAAAGATGGCGTCATCGTGAACATTGCCCGTGGAAGGAACGTCGATGAGGCGGCGCTGATCGGTGCACTCAAGGGAGGGGGGATAGCGGGCGCGGGCCTCGATGTCTTTGAGATGGAGCCTGAGGTGCCCGCGGAGCTACTCTCCATGGACAATGTGGTGCTCACAGCGCATAAGGCCGCCTTCACTGTGGAGTCGGCCTCTGACCTTTCGGACCTCATGATCGGGAACCTGGAGGCATTCTTCCAAGGTAAGCCGTTGCTCACACCGGTGCTTCCCGAGCACATGCTGTAG
- the LOC123424399 gene encoding calvin cycle protein CP12-2, chloroplastic-like, giving the protein MASALTNVSLSTFAPTARGDVLARPQVAAAAARVTFPTAYRGSGALSCRAGGPSTPSGISDKMSESIKEAQETCSEDAASGECAAAWDEVEELSAAASHARDKLKDSDPLENYCKENPETDECRTYDS; this is encoded by the coding sequence ATGGCGTCCGCGCTCACCAACGTGAGCCTGTCTACCTTCGCGCCCACGGCCAGGGGCGACGTCCTCGCCAGGCCGCaggtggccgccgccgccgcccgggtCACCTTCCCGACGGCGTACCGCGGCAGCGGCGCCCTCTCCTGCAGGGCGGGCGGGCCGTCCACGCCGTCGGGCATCTCCGACAAGATGTCGGAgagcatcaaggaggcccaggagACGTGCTCGGAGGACGCCGCTAGCGGGGAGTGCGCGGCGGCGTGggacgaggtggaggagctcaGCGCAGCGGCCAGCCACGCCCGGGACAAGCTCAAGGACTCCGACCCGCTCGAGAACTACTGCAAGGAGAACCCCGAGACCGACGAGTGCCGCACCTACGACAGCTGA